In Rothia mucilaginosa, one genomic interval encodes:
- a CDS encoding type ISP restriction/modification enzyme, whose amino-acid sequence MTGYVELKAPGKNIDPASFTKKSHEYKQWQRLRNLPNLLYTNGTEWRLYRYGEPVLTSTGYDAVHMHGSFSGHGTLSAPDALATFFLNFLRWVPAPITSADQLVETLAPLAALLREEMLLGLAVQEKTYKAEQAKAKKKGEEDSVFPPPLVGLRKDWRDTLAPSTSNEEFADSFAQTVVFSLVVALSENLDLSLETFSTMASRLRSQHGLLGNALGLLTEHLDEKSSLYNALAVIVRVMGAASWADISGGKSDVYLHLYEHFLKVYNPAQRKKTGSYYTPVEVVNQMVRLVDDALRTYLGKEHGLASEGVSVIDPAMGTGTYPLSVMHKVASAESLSPAARTRALNRLAKNLYGFELQSGPFSVAELRLNQTLKELGADVPEDGLNLYVADTLSDPYAKQKPVNGNTLRLLSQLSNKATRVKREVPIQVCIGNPPYKVKAEKMGGWVNSGPRSKDDSSSIMEDFHAPGMGGYEYVLKNLYVYFWRWAFWKVFEDSFRAFESQSDSSKRAGVVCFITASGYLKGPGFAGMREYIRRSSSRGWIINVTPEGMQPPAKNAIFAIETPVSIAMFLREEDTDEETPADIRYVALHGTFAEKMQALATLDLGSSEFEPVRSGWGDKFAPEADDDWDSYPELPDFYASCSPGVKPNRTWVYAPSESVLQERWAELIEGNDLEVRAERFKETRDAKTTKAKKPLPGTDTFQGSRESLNDQIAREVIPDAPNIVPVGYRAFDRQYVFADSRLADTPRPALWGYRTAKQIFIAELHNEYVGMGPGLYFHYLIPDMHGFKGSQGGRVHPTLTEAGAPNLTEAAAQILSERFGANAPGDLVYYLAALTGHPGYVRTFDKPLQHAGIRVPLTADPELWERAVQLGKQVVWLHTYGERGEPLPGMKYLHQLPEGADYTLPTPTVDMGRTMPEKKPSFSPDPVNSLSEEENNPVMGTVSFGEARCENVEKRVFDYTVGGNRVLGMWAKYRLKDPETKWSSSLNDIVQREWPLAWSEEYERLLYTLTHLVHLEPAQEKLLDEVLAGEQIFREEFVDTED is encoded by the coding sequence TTGACTGGCTATGTGGAGCTCAAGGCTCCGGGTAAGAACATTGACCCCGCTTCTTTCACTAAGAAGAGCCACGAGTATAAGCAGTGGCAGCGTCTGCGGAACCTTCCGAACCTTTTGTACACCAACGGCACCGAGTGGCGCCTGTACCGTTATGGCGAACCGGTACTGACGAGCACCGGGTATGATGCGGTGCATATGCATGGTTCTTTCAGCGGCCATGGCACGCTGAGCGCACCGGATGCTCTCGCGACGTTTTTCCTGAACTTTTTGCGGTGGGTTCCCGCCCCGATTACGAGTGCCGACCAGTTGGTAGAAACTCTCGCCCCCCTTGCGGCTTTGTTGCGTGAAGAGATGCTTTTGGGACTTGCCGTACAGGAAAAGACCTATAAAGCGGAGCAGGCGAAAGCTAAGAAGAAGGGCGAGGAAGACTCCGTGTTTCCTCCCCCGCTGGTGGGTCTGCGTAAGGATTGGCGTGATACTCTCGCCCCGAGTACCAGTAATGAAGAGTTTGCCGATAGCTTTGCGCAGACCGTGGTGTTTTCGCTGGTGGTTGCTCTCTCTGAGAACCTTGACCTGAGCCTTGAGACGTTCTCGACTATGGCGAGTCGTTTGCGTTCCCAACACGGTCTGCTGGGTAATGCGCTGGGTCTGCTGACCGAGCACCTGGATGAGAAGAGCTCCCTGTATAACGCTCTCGCCGTGATTGTGCGTGTCATGGGTGCCGCTTCCTGGGCTGATATTTCTGGCGGCAAGTCGGATGTGTATCTGCACCTCTACGAGCACTTCCTGAAGGTCTATAACCCGGCGCAGCGTAAGAAGACTGGTAGTTACTACACCCCGGTTGAAGTGGTGAATCAGATGGTGCGCCTGGTGGATGACGCTCTGCGCACCTACCTGGGCAAGGAGCACGGTCTGGCGAGTGAGGGTGTGTCCGTGATTGACCCGGCGATGGGTACCGGCACCTATCCGCTGTCGGTTATGCATAAAGTGGCAAGTGCGGAAAGCCTCTCTCCTGCTGCGCGCACTCGTGCTCTGAATCGTCTGGCGAAGAACCTGTACGGCTTTGAGCTGCAGTCGGGTCCTTTCTCCGTGGCTGAGCTTCGCCTGAACCAGACCCTTAAGGAGCTGGGTGCTGACGTTCCGGAGGACGGTCTGAATCTCTATGTGGCGGATACTCTGAGCGACCCCTACGCTAAGCAGAAGCCGGTGAACGGTAATACTCTGCGTCTGCTTTCTCAGTTGTCGAATAAGGCAACTAGGGTAAAGCGTGAGGTGCCTATTCAGGTATGCATTGGTAATCCGCCGTATAAAGTTAAAGCGGAGAAAATGGGCGGTTGGGTCAATTCAGGACCTCGTTCCAAAGACGACTCCTCCTCCATTATGGAAGACTTCCATGCTCCTGGTATGGGTGGATATGAGTATGTGCTGAAGAACCTGTACGTCTACTTTTGGCGTTGGGCTTTCTGGAAGGTCTTCGAAGATTCTTTCCGTGCTTTTGAGAGCCAGTCAGATAGCTCCAAACGTGCAGGTGTTGTCTGTTTTATTACCGCATCTGGATATCTGAAGGGTCCGGGATTCGCGGGGATGCGTGAGTATATTCGTCGTTCGTCCAGCCGTGGATGGATTATTAATGTGACCCCTGAAGGTATGCAACCTCCAGCGAAGAATGCTATTTTCGCTATCGAGACCCCTGTATCTATCGCGATGTTCCTGCGTGAAGAAGATACCGATGAGGAAACCCCCGCGGATATTCGCTACGTTGCCCTGCACGGTACCTTTGCGGAGAAAATGCAGGCTCTTGCCACTCTCGATTTGGGGAGCTCAGAGTTTGAACCGGTACGCTCCGGCTGGGGCGATAAGTTCGCTCCTGAGGCGGATGATGATTGGGATAGTTACCCTGAGCTACCGGATTTCTACGCTAGTTGTTCTCCTGGTGTAAAGCCCAATAGAACTTGGGTTTACGCACCCTCTGAAAGTGTGCTACAGGAACGTTGGGCGGAACTCATCGAAGGTAACGATCTGGAAGTACGTGCTGAGCGGTTCAAAGAAACACGTGATGCAAAGACTACAAAGGCTAAGAAGCCACTTCCGGGTACCGATACGTTCCAGGGGAGCCGTGAAAGCCTGAACGATCAGATTGCTCGCGAAGTCATTCCGGACGCACCGAATATTGTACCGGTGGGATACCGAGCTTTTGACCGGCAGTATGTCTTTGCTGATTCTCGGCTTGCTGATACTCCTAGACCAGCGTTGTGGGGTTATCGTACTGCTAAGCAGATATTTATCGCTGAGCTTCACAATGAATACGTGGGTATGGGGCCGGGACTGTACTTTCACTACTTAATCCCAGATATGCATGGGTTCAAGGGCAGCCAAGGAGGCCGTGTCCACCCCACGTTGACCGAGGCTGGCGCGCCAAACCTTACTGAAGCTGCTGCTCAGATTCTGAGCGAACGCTTCGGAGCTAATGCCCCCGGCGACCTCGTCTACTACCTAGCGGCACTCACCGGACACCCCGGCTACGTGCGCACCTTTGACAAGCCGCTCCAGCATGCGGGTATTCGCGTGCCCCTCACTGCGGACCCGGAGCTCTGGGAACGTGCCGTTCAGCTCGGTAAGCAGGTTGTGTGGCTACACACCTACGGTGAGCGCGGTGAGCCGCTACCGGGTATGAAATACCTGCACCAGCTTCCCGAAGGTGCAGACTACACCCTGCCTACCCCGACGGTAGACATGGGTAGGACGATGCCGGAGAAGAAGCCCAGCTTCTCCCCCGACCCGGTCAATAGCCTCTCTGAGGAAGAGAACAACCCCGTAATGGGCACCGTCTCCTTCGGTGAGGCTCGCTGCGAGAACGTGGAAAAGCGCGTCTTTGATTACACCGTCGGTGGTAATCGGGTACTAGGTATGTGGGCTAAGTACCGCCTCAAGGATCCGGAAACAAAGTGGAGTTCCTCGCTCAACGACATTGTTCAGCGAGAATGGCCGCTTGCCTGGAGCGAAGAGTATGAGCGTCTGCTCTACACTCTTACGCACCTGGTGCATCTGGAACCTGCTCAGGAGAAGCTCCTTGATGAGGTTCTTGCCGGTGAACAGATTTTCCGTGAGGAATTTGTAGACACCGAAGACTAG
- a CDS encoding tRNA (adenine-N1)-methyltransferase yields the protein MSSGTPTPTGAINRRGPFRPGERVQITDERGRITTITLAEGGEYHSHKGFLKHDDLIGAPEGTVIANTHGILYQALRPLYKDFVLSMPRGAAVVYPKDAAQIIVKADIFPGARVVEAGVGSGALSIALLRAVGDYGCVHSFERREEFADVARGNIETMFGGPHPAWKLSIGDLQDTLPQVEEPGSVDRVVLDMLAPWECLDAVAEALAPGGVLICYVATVTQMSRLVEGMRLDGRFTEPECDETIVRGWHVEGLAVRPDHRMVAHTAFLVVARRLADGAVRLAPKRRASKTDFSEEDMNAWIPMNVGEREVTDKKIRRAARDAKNLAAHAARANEIALEQNGIESAE from the coding sequence GTGAGCAGCGGCACCCCCACCCCCACCGGCGCAATCAACCGCCGCGGCCCCTTCCGCCCCGGCGAGCGCGTCCAAATCACTGACGAACGCGGCCGCATCACCACCATCACCCTCGCCGAAGGCGGCGAATACCACTCCCACAAGGGCTTCCTCAAGCACGACGACCTCATCGGCGCACCCGAAGGCACCGTCATCGCCAACACTCACGGCATCCTCTACCAGGCGCTGCGCCCCCTCTACAAGGACTTCGTACTCTCCATGCCGCGCGGCGCAGCCGTCGTCTACCCCAAGGACGCCGCGCAGATTATCGTCAAGGCAGACATCTTCCCCGGCGCACGCGTCGTCGAGGCTGGCGTCGGTTCCGGCGCACTGTCCATCGCGCTGCTGCGTGCAGTCGGCGACTACGGTTGCGTGCACTCCTTCGAACGTCGTGAAGAATTCGCAGACGTCGCGCGCGGCAACATCGAGACCATGTTCGGCGGCCCCCACCCGGCGTGGAAGCTGAGCATCGGCGACCTGCAGGACACCCTGCCGCAGGTTGAAGAGCCCGGCAGCGTCGACCGCGTCGTGCTCGACATGCTCGCACCCTGGGAGTGCCTGGACGCCGTAGCGGAGGCGCTCGCACCCGGCGGCGTGCTCATCTGCTACGTTGCGACCGTGACCCAGATGTCCCGCCTGGTTGAGGGCATGCGCCTGGACGGCCGCTTCACCGAACCCGAATGTGACGAAACCATTGTTCGCGGCTGGCACGTGGAGGGCCTGGCGGTCCGCCCCGACCACCGCATGGTGGCACACACCGCGTTCCTGGTCGTGGCTCGTCGCCTCGCTGACGGTGCGGTGCGCCTGGCACCGAAGCGTCGCGCATCCAAGACTGACTTCTCTGAAGAGGATATGAACGCGTGGATTCCCATGAACGTGGGTGAGCGTGAGGTGACCGATAAGAAGATTCGCCGCGCAGCACGCGATGCGAAGAACCTTGCCGCTCACGCCGCACGCGCGAACGAGATTGCGCTCGAACAGAACGGCATCGAGTCTGCTGAATAA
- the arc gene encoding proteasome ATPase → MSTHESADQAGTPQYGTAHSAASAAPHYSAAFGSTSLPGSQPVSAQEYDAVLRRLSAAEATRDNMSRQIRGAGEKNRKLVEAITSMRYQVERLRASLSQNVMPPLNSAIVLAVHEGQTMTYEQVADDKTPAEIDTYLDVQVGGRMMRIPVSPLIDLSTLTPGMTVLLNDKTEAVVALDTEPFGDVVTVREVLDEQRVLVDTSSGAQQVARVAGSLDIEQLRTGDAVTLDTRTRMLTSQVPASRSQELVLEEIPDVTYEQIGGLGAQIEQIRDAVELPYLHPEIFERYHLAPPKGILLYGPPGNGKTMIAKAVANSLAARAAALNPGSATRGYFLNIKGPELLDKFVGETERQIRDIFVAAREKAEAGHPVVVFFDEMESLFRMRGSGRSSDIETTIVPQLLAEIDGVESLQNVIVIGATNREDLIDAAVMRPGRLDLKIRINRPDAAGAAEIFGLYLTEDLPLDAAEVAAAGSTRAALTAMIAAAAGQLYARTPSTAYAVATVDSSMVVGSGASANLSTHTLYRGDFASGAVIRNIVDRAKKAAIKEQLQALTAGANASSVGIGTRHLLEAVRAEFEDQVDLPPLPDIEDALTVAGVRGRLVSVEPPR, encoded by the coding sequence GTGTCCACCCACGAATCTGCAGATCAGGCAGGAACCCCCCAGTACGGCACCGCCCACAGTGCAGCCAGCGCGGCACCGCACTACTCGGCTGCTTTCGGGTCGACCTCCCTGCCCGGCAGTCAGCCCGTCAGCGCGCAGGAGTATGACGCCGTGCTGCGTCGACTCTCTGCGGCGGAGGCAACCCGCGACAATATGAGCCGACAGATTCGTGGTGCGGGGGAGAAGAACCGCAAGCTCGTTGAGGCAATTACCAGCATGCGCTACCAGGTGGAGCGTCTGCGCGCCTCCCTGTCGCAGAACGTCATGCCGCCGCTGAATTCGGCGATTGTGCTGGCGGTGCATGAGGGTCAGACCATGACCTACGAGCAGGTCGCGGACGATAAAACCCCCGCCGAGATTGACACCTACCTGGACGTTCAGGTGGGCGGCCGTATGATGCGTATTCCCGTATCCCCGCTCATTGACCTGTCCACGCTGACCCCCGGCATGACCGTGCTGCTCAACGACAAGACGGAGGCGGTCGTTGCCCTGGACACCGAGCCCTTTGGCGACGTGGTGACCGTGCGCGAGGTGCTGGATGAGCAGCGCGTGCTGGTTGATACGTCCTCGGGTGCTCAGCAGGTGGCGCGTGTGGCTGGTTCCCTCGACATTGAGCAGCTGCGCACAGGGGATGCGGTCACCCTCGACACGCGCACCCGTATGCTGACCTCGCAGGTTCCCGCCTCCCGCTCGCAGGAGCTGGTTCTGGAAGAGATTCCGGACGTCACCTACGAGCAGATTGGTGGCCTGGGCGCTCAGATTGAGCAGATTCGCGACGCGGTGGAGCTGCCGTACCTGCACCCGGAGATTTTTGAGCGCTATCACCTGGCACCGCCCAAGGGTATTTTGCTGTACGGTCCTCCCGGTAACGGTAAGACCATGATTGCTAAGGCTGTGGCGAACTCCCTAGCGGCTCGTGCGGCCGCGCTGAACCCGGGTTCGGCTACTCGCGGCTACTTCCTGAACATTAAGGGCCCCGAGCTGCTCGATAAGTTCGTCGGTGAGACCGAGCGTCAGATCCGCGATATTTTCGTTGCCGCCCGCGAGAAGGCGGAGGCGGGTCACCCGGTCGTCGTGTTCTTTGACGAGATGGAGTCCCTATTCCGTATGCGCGGTTCGGGTCGTTCCTCCGATATTGAGACGACCATCGTGCCGCAGCTGCTTGCCGAAATTGACGGTGTGGAGTCGCTGCAGAACGTCATCGTTATTGGTGCAACCAACCGTGAAGACCTGATTGATGCCGCGGTGATGCGCCCGGGCCGACTCGACCTGAAGATCCGCATTAACCGCCCGGACGCCGCCGGTGCGGCAGAGATTTTCGGTCTGTACCTGACCGAGGACCTACCCCTGGACGCTGCGGAGGTGGCAGCCGCCGGTTCGACCCGCGCCGCCCTGACCGCGATGATTGCGGCGGCGGCAGGTCAGCTGTACGCGCGCACCCCCTCCACGGCGTACGCTGTGGCGACCGTGGATTCTTCCATGGTCGTTGGTTCTGGTGCGAGCGCGAACCTGTCCACGCACACGCTGTACCGCGGCGATTTCGCGTCGGGTGCGGTGATTCGCAATATTGTGGACCGCGCGAAGAAGGCGGCGATTAAGGAGCAGTTGCAGGCGCTGACCGCCGGTGCTAACGCATCGAGTGTGGGTATTGGTACCCGCCACCTGCTGGAGGCGGTACGCGCCGAGTTTGAGGATCAGGTGGACTTGCCGCCGCTGCCCGATATTGAGGATGCGCTCACCGTCGCCGGTGTGCGTGGCCGCCTGGTGTCGGTGGAGCCGCCGCGCTAA